GAGCGTATGGAAACGAACGAAAGTAATGGCGAATGGTGAGGGAACAGAACGAGGAAAAGAGGTGTGGCTCCAGCTTattattggaaaattgttttcccgTGTTAAAGTGATTTGGGTTGTGATGTGGTAAGTATTttattgtatgtgtttgatttgttttactaattaaaatgttaatgcatgatttgaaaataaaacacaaaaaacatttaaaaatgaaacatgcaAGTACATAATGAAGCTTAAAATCACTAAAAAGTAtgtaaagcgaaaaaaaaacaaacaacaaaacataacaaacaagGTATTGGTGCTTAATCCGTACCCCTTAATCGATTGAAAGCCATTACGTTCGTAAAATAGGATAGGGAACGctctttgcattttgttttcgatcaaaaaGCACAATTTTGATCGGAGAATTTAAGTAAAGGTAGAAAGCTATCTTGAGAATTACCCATGAGACTAAATTCTAAATTCTATTAATGCTTCGTACGGGTACTTAATGGGCACTATTATTTTTAGGGTGAGTAAAAATCAAACCGGTTGATTTACCAAaaggtttgtaaaaaaaatcacagaaCCACTTTAAAACAATACATGCAAGTAAGTGTACAGGGGTAAACAAGTAGATAAATGATTAAGTCGTGTTACTGTTTCAAGTCTCGTCAGCTTCATTCGGCTTTGTCAGACGAATGCGTTAATAGTGTTTAATGAGCGCGACACTTCAGCTGAATAACTCCTCAATAAGAAAGTGTAGCAcagagtgaaaaaaaatctttaaacaaCAAAGCTGCTTGTCTTTagttttaattgcattttaatgcATTATAAGGAGCAAAAACACAGCGACCACAAGGGTAGAagaaaaagagggaaaaacaaattagAGGCGATAGTAAATATGGCAAAACATAGTCATAGTATACCTCCGTCAAGATAATCGCATCTCTAGCATCGCTGCTTTACATGAATAACTCTGTGACAGGGAACATATATATCGTCCCttgctttggtttgtttttttttttgtgtgtttttgtttcgattcctTTTACGTACacccgcacacacatactggatcaaaaatggccagttttggTTGTATTCTTCCTTAGTTTATCTAGTACATCCTATCTCCTTTCCCTTTTATAACCGTCTTTCGAGGGTTTTGTGGAGGGGTTTTGCAGTGGCGCAAGTTGgctttaatgtttgtttggttttggttgtttcGCTACATTTCAACCATCTTTTCGACCTAAACCAGAACCAGAACCAAATGGGTCCATGCTCCTTTtgctttatgcttttttgtctctctccctctttacATTACAGCTGTCAGTGGGGAGCCCTGTGTAGTAAACCGCGGATGCtttcgtttgttgctgttgtgctgAGTAAATAGTAGTTGCAGCAGTTTGTaatagtagtggtagtagtaaaAATAGTAACTGATCGTGAAGAGTGTTGAAGAGtgaagggggaagggggaagAGGTCAGAAGACGCGTGCGCGAGATGATCGCCACGCCGGGACAACGGGTGAAAATCTCGCGCGCCCGGGGTCGATCTCTCACTGTATCATGGTCGTTTGTTTCCTATGCATGTTTTGAAAAAATCTAAACTGCAGCCGCTGTGAGAGATTTTTTCTTACTGGAAGTAGGCAAAAgtggggaaaaagaaaaaaaagaacaagaaaaaaaaatgaaaaatcaaacCCGGATTGTGCGGGTGGAGCAACCAGCAACGGATAATAGAACAAATATACAGAGCAGCAACATAACCAATGATGGAATCATGTCTTGTGGCACTGTGGGCAAGCGTTTGGAGTAGTGGTGTTGTAATACAAGGCTCAGTTTATATTACATTCAGCGTGATTGAGAGACTCTCGAGCATTGTAATAATGCTTTACAAATGATTTTTACTAAGCTCTCATTGATTAATTTGTATTTCTTAGGTATCTTGCGGAAACGGAGCTCTATAAAAGTTCTGTAGCGTAAATTAAAAAGTTGCAGGTTTTCTCATGAAGATGCATGTAACATTTAtcaattgtttttcttgtggGATCTTGCAAAAACGGAACCCTAAAAAAATCTGTTACGTAAACGAAAATGtatgaatatttatgaattGTATTTCTTGAGAGATCTTTAAAAACGGAGAGAAACGGAGCTCTACAAAAGTTCTGcaaggaaaacaataaaatttgaGTTTTTCTCATAATGATGTATGTATTATTTGAACTGTAAGTTCGATATTTGCCAGAAAATTCTATTTCTAGAAATTGTCCAAAGTTCTACTAGTTTTATTTCTGATAGTTTGAGCTTCAGGAAACGGTATTAGTGTTTTAATTCAAGAGTGATTAAAATTCCTGTAGGTGAGAATCTAGTACACGTGGAGAATTCACTCAGGAGCGATCTAAAACTCCACAGAATGACTTTTTTATCGCAATTATAACTCTTGGGCTTTTCGTGGATGTTCACACTACCTCAGTCCCTGGAAGGGGAAGATTCTTGAGAGTTGGATTCTTGAGAGTTGGATTCTTGAGAGTTGGATTCTTGAGAGTTGGAGTTGGACTGACTCTCCCGACTAGTAATTTGTTGGAGAATGCAAGTTAttctacacagtaaagtaaaGCTGTCAAAGAATACTTGTTGACACCTATGAAGGGAGTCTTTTGTCTTTTATGTTTGGTCTAAAAACCATTAAAGGTTTTGAATCTCGTGTCACAATTGACCGGATAAGTACTTCTATTCGGGCACGCGAATAAACTATCCACTATTATCATGAATAGCCATCGAGATCTTAAAAAGCCTCAATGTCTAGAAGAAGAATCTTCTGATGAGGTTAAAAATAATTCGTATAAGATTAATCAACTTCTtacaacaattttcaaataGAGAAATCCAAAACCTCTTGCAAATAAAGAGTACCTTAGAGCTACTTAAAACGTAACATTACGGTAAATAATTGCTCCATCAACCTAATATATCCATTCCGACGGCCACTTCCAAACGTTGCCCGCCGGGCCGCGTAACCTACAGCGAGATGTTTACATGTGGGTGGTGCTGCGTGTACATAAgcgggtgtgtgtatgtgcaaaAGACATTTTGTACAAATATGTAACAACGAAACACGTTCACTTTCCAACGACGCCCCATAGACAGTGGTGAAGGGCTGATTCGATTagacacgaacaaaaaaaaaaaacaatccaaaaTGCAACATCATGTAATGACTTTTGGGGATGACGTTTACAGTTGGTAAGGAGAAAGAGAGCTAAACTATATGCACAATCATAACAATGCGAATGAAACTAGATATACAttacaaacaaagcaaacggcACAACTCCTGCTGTACGCTACTGGTGGTtgggttgtgtttgtttttccagtATGATCGCTACGGTCATCCTGCCGTCGTAAGGAGTAGCGCTTTGCGcggggtttttggttttgttttgtaatgtgATACACATATGAGTGCATTGGTGTAACTGGGCTTCTTCCCTTGAATGAGGAGGTTACGCAGCTATTTTTGGGGCGGGGGTAGTAGAGTTGAAGTTGAGAACtcccaaaacagaaaatataacaacagcaacaacaaggGTTGTACGGTTGATAACAATATTTCGACAGCGGAGGAAAACTGGAGCGAGGTAGCTGAAGAGGTGGCTAAAAAGGAACGGTCTGCCGTACGACGCATGTTGGGCGGACGGGGGTGAAAAGGGGAAGGAagggggggtggtttttggttttaaattttcatattttcaatttcaatattcGTTTTaacttttgtgtgtttttcttcgcaaCGAGTTCTATCTGTATATGTGTTTATCGCCGTATTTAGAGAGGTGAGAGCCGAGGGAGTTGAAAGTATAGGCGATGGGGGGGAAGGATACACAGGTTTGGTGGTGGAACATCAAGGTGCCGATGACGTTTACGGATGTGCCCGTTTAGGGGTGAGgggtgtgtgtggtggtggtggtagtggtggaaCGAATCGATACAACCCACAAGCATGCACATCATGCACCAGACCCCACACAGCCTGGGAAACAACGATCAGGGTGAAGGGTAGGgtagacagaaaaaaaaatcaatgaagATGAGAACGATCGTCGaaaggggttttgttttgtaattgtaaCCCCGTTTCCATCGATAAGCATTGCATGTCCAAAAGCAAAATGGCAGTTTTGTTAGAATGGCCTGAAAGGATGTTACAACGGCAcaacgaaacaaagaaaatcgatttaaatttttaaaaaaataatttaacaaaactCACACTGTTGTCTCTTCGACGccaacaaaatacaaaacatctACTTGATTGTAGGATCCCACACGGGCGATATTTGTACTCGTCTAAAACTCGCTAAAATGGTCTACTAAACAAACAACTGGCTAACGAAATACCAACCGTTTACacccttttttttaagttttgaacgtaataaaaaatactttaaaaatttgttatacaaaaaaaaaattaacaaacactAAACGTTGGAATAAGTGTATTACAATCCTTCAAAAGTTTACCACAACATGAAGCTTTAGAAAATATTCGGGAATTTACGAAAAAATAGTGCATCTAGCCTCACTTAGACTTAGGTCAGGATcttaaaaatgattatttgcatactttcaggcgccGGCAGCCAAGGCAATGGATGGTAACACACTTATGATTAAACTAATAAACGTCAACGCGCTGTCGGTACGTTTTACTTGAAACTATTTTGCTAGCGTTACAACAGTCATCATCAGGTGGAACTCTGCGCGAGATGCTACTACTAGCAAGGCGTGAGTGTGGAGTAAGTAGCCAGCGAGATAGTAGAACAGCATCATTAGCAGAACAGAGAGTGTGATAGAGAAAAAGGAGTACAACACAGCAGCGGGTTTTTGGCGCACAATTTGCGGAAGACTTTGCTCTCTATTGGGTACAAACAGTTCCATCCATCATCGAGTACATCAACAactcagcacacacacacacagcgaatGTTTGGCGATCTTTGGTGAGTTTGATTGTTCTTTCTTAGCTAGAGCAGTGCACACAGTGCGGACAGTGCGCGATAGAGCCAGCGTAAGATAGTAGTTTTGGAGGgggcagggggggggggggggggggggtagcaGAATGGCTGGCTGGAAGGTTAACATGTTTGCAACACTGTGTCGTTTAGCGCATTGCGATTGACTGCTTGGACTTTTGGGGGATTTCTTTCTCCCATCGTGGCGAGGAGAGAGCGGTTGGTTTCGTAGCGGTGTGGTGAAACAGGGGGTTTGGTGCAGTTGCTTGAAAGTACAGTTTGCTTTGAAAGATTTGGTTTTGACTTTCCATctaacacccccccccccccccctccaaaCCCGCCCCCTCtccctcccccacccccctattGTTCAAAAAGGTTGGCGAACAAAATTTACATATCTTCGTCGTCGGACGGTGGCGGACGGATCACCACATTGTCGGGATCTTCCTCCACGTCATAGTCCGCCGGCGGCACCTCGACCTCCGGTTCCTCCTCCACGTCGGACATTGCGAGCTCCTGTTCCTCCTCGATGCGAACCGGCCGATAGTAACTGCCGCGGGACGAGCGTCCGTCACGCTTATCGACTCGAACTGTCGGTTGATGGACCGGGATGGTTGGGTGTGggaaaggggggagggggggggggagggtcgTTTCAGGGGATGGAAGTAACAATGGGCGTGAATGGGTGGGATGAGAAGGGTGAAGGAGATAATTGTTCGAGCGGAGATATTGATGATCACAATATTTTGAACggtatatatgtgtgtgagtgtgtgtatggatTGGTGTGCGTgaatacatgtgtgtgtgtgtgattttattttagagGCGAGCGTAAGGTGtcataatgaaaaaaataaataaataaattaaacaggaaggaaaaaaaaggggggtggaaAAAGGTAACGCGAAAGACATAGAGAGAGTAggttttagttaaaatagaagACACAACagaagtgaaataaaacaaaacaaacgtaaacggtacgaaaaaaaacaaaaccaactgcGTGTTACGCCTGCTGGAACGCAtacgctcacacacacacacacaccatcagAGGATTGTGAGGATTAAAGTGATTATAATCGACATGACGATAAGATCAGGTATTGGCACTGTTGATCTTGGGGTACGCAAAACgggaaacgaaagaaagaagaaagtgaGGGAAAAATTGGGGAAAGAAAATTACCAGCAAACGAGACAATAATATGACACACATATACAGATAGAAGATGATTAGATCCATATTGGAAAGGAATGAACGATGACACGTTTGGTAGATGACTCTCTCAACAAAACACATCAGGGAATTGAAGATCATGTTGTCATTATTGACAATAGTTGAGTTACAATAACATTTACAGTACAGTAAGTACAGGGTTGCTGTAAGAAGGATGACTTTATGGGGAACATCCGGGAGAATCACAACGGAGACGAAGATGACACTGACATTACCCACACGCATACGCATTTTCTGGTAATTACGACGTTGTTAGCGACCGGTggtaaaaaaagaagaagacaCGAGATAGTTCAGACGAACCTGAGCTCCATTTGATTAGGGGACCGGATATCCTATCCAGCAAAAGCTACTGAGAACACTataaaaccgaaacgaaacggatCATCGATGCGTGGTAAGGAGGGTGCAGCGGTATTTTGTTGAAGCAGGGAGAGATTGAACGCCTCCTAAGGAAGCTCCTCCCAGCTTCGCTTCGTCGGGACCGGTTCGGTCGGTATCGGGACGTGCAGAAATCGGTAGTACGGTATCGGGTGACAGTGTTCCGGATCGTCTAGATAGACAATGAGAGTGGCCCGAGAGTGAACCGTGGCAGAAGGGAGGCGTAAAAGAAGACAGAAGTGAATGGTCAAAGCAAGATCAATTAAGAGAACTCCAACCGACACAGATAACCACGACGTGAACAAGATAGAATTAAATAGGCGTAGGGCTATAGCAACTTCCTGCACCACTAACCCATTAGGTTCGCTAATAATACGAACTAATACTACCAAAAGCGCCCCGTTACAGGAAAATGACACGAACTACGCACGAAATCCGCAATTCCGTGCGGTACTGTGGCTAAAATAAAGATCATGTACGTAAAATACGGGGTACGCTATACGCTGTACCACGGTGTGCCCGGTACTCACTTCTGTCAATGTTACGCTGCAGATGGGCGGCTACCCGATGCCGGGCATCATTGAACTCCAAATGCAAACCGAGCCGCAGCAATGTGGTATTCTTCTCGACCAGCTCCGTTATCTCCATCTCGATTTTGTTACCGAACACTTGCGATCGCTGCCCGTTTGAACACGTCGAGTTGAGTTGTTGTGTGGTTGATGGTGCGGGTGGTGCCCGAAGTTTGATTGTTGATATTCAAATATTCAGATATTCACGGCGCGGAACGGTCACCGCGGGAAGGCatgaaagaaaaggaaaccatTTTAATATTGAAGTCGTTGGAAATCGTTAGCCCGACGGAATACCTGGTTCGAGGCACGGAACTCCTCGATTGTCATCTGGGTTAGCAGGCTCTTGACCAGCGTCACAATGACGGGCGGGCTGATAAAGTTCGTTTCGACGTTCAGCACCCGCAGGGCGTGGTTCTGTTCGAGGGCGCCGGCCAGCATCAGTGCGGTACGATCCGTCAGCCCCACGTTCGTGAGCGACAGCACCTCAAGGTGTGTGTTGGACTTGAGCGCCTCGAACAGCTTATCGAACTGCTCGTCCGAGATGGTCTGCGgtgagagagagggaaaatacgcaaaaaaaagcaataaatatatatcgctgtaaaacaaaaaccaccacccgTTACGTACCTTGATGTTGTTCAGATTCACCTCCACCAGCTTGCTGTCGTCGCTCTTGATGCGCTGGATCGTTTCCTCCGGGTCGGTCGTGTTCGGTGCCTCGGCCGGGAAAATTTTCGGTATGGCGGACTTGGTAATGCCGTCCCAGCCGAGTCCGACCGGCTGG
This window of the Anopheles moucheti chromosome X, idAnoMoucSN_F20_07, whole genome shotgun sequence genome carries:
- the LOC128306901 gene encoding tropomodulin isoform X2, giving the protein MAETYEEYEETHHVTRKSVTTFKIEETSSSTTTKTITTPAKLYGKDVGAYDDIDVDELLAQLSPEEISMLAKEVDPDDSFLPPSQRTNYECDKEPTGPLDRKKLIDHINKQALETPDRPELEPFVPGVVRGKKWIPPPPAAKLQAADEQIAIDLGDEYEQALTDATQEEIIDLAAILGFHSMMNQDQYHASLLNKGQPVGLGWDGITKSAIPKIFPAEAPNTTDPEETIQRIKSDDSKLVEVNLNNIKTISDEQFDKLFEALKSNTHLEVLSLTNVGLTDRTALMLAGALEQNHALRVLNVETNFISPPVIVTLVKSLLTQMTIEEFRASNQRSQVFGNKIEMEITELVEKNTTLLRLGLHLEFNDARHRVAAHLQRNIDRNDPEHCHPIPYYRFLHVPIPTEPVPTKRSWEELP
- the LOC128306901 gene encoding tropomodulin isoform X1; translated protein: MAETYEEYEETHHVTRKSVTTFKIEETSSSTTTKTITTPAKLYGKDVGAYDDIDVDELLAQLSPEEISMLAKEVDPDDSFLPPSQRTNYECDKEPTGPLDRKKLIDHINKQALETPDRPELEPFVPGVVRGKKWIPPPPAAKLQAADEQIAIDLGDEYEQALTDATQEEIIDLAAILGFHSMMNQDQYHASLLNKGQPVGLGWDGITKSAIPKIFPAEAPNTTDPEETIQRIKSDDSKLVEVNLNNIKTISDEQFDKLFEALKSNTHLEVLSLTNVGLTDRTALMLAGALEQNHALRVLNVETNFISPPVIVTLVKSLLTQMTIEEFRASNQRSQVFGNKIEMEITELVEKNTTLLRLGLHLEFNDARHRVAAHLQRNIDRIRVDKRDGRSSRGSYYRPVRIEEEQELAMSDVEEEPEVEVPPADYDVEEDPDNVVIRPPPSDDEDIKKKSLTAAAV